The following coding sequences lie in one Planctomycetota bacterium genomic window:
- a CDS encoding GNAT family N-acetyltransferase: MSYSIDPLHSESQPVTLTVDEVAQAGKLLTTAFWHDPWFATLVDEKRREKVLGTLFRALVRYALDFGRVEAMPDQSGVACWLSPEQPHFGTLGLVRRGIWPLPFQLGRRDFERFMRYSNHVVALHHRWQPGPHWYLALLAVAPGQQGRGIGSRLLESTLRLADERGQPCYLETQNPRNVPLYQRHGFTVLEESQTPEAGIHVWAMRREARR; the protein is encoded by the coding sequence GTGAGTTACTCCATTGATCCTCTCCACAGCGAGTCACAACCAGTCACCTTGACTGTGGACGAGGTCGCCCAGGCCGGCAAGCTGCTGACCACAGCCTTCTGGCACGATCCCTGGTTCGCGACGCTGGTGGATGAAAAGCGTCGCGAAAAAGTCCTGGGAACATTGTTCCGCGCGCTGGTCCGCTATGCGCTCGACTTTGGCCGGGTCGAGGCCATGCCCGATCAGTCCGGCGTCGCGTGCTGGCTCTCGCCCGAGCAGCCGCACTTCGGGACGCTGGGCCTGGTGCGACGAGGCATCTGGCCGTTACCGTTTCAGCTCGGCCGCCGCGATTTTGAGCGGTTCATGCGCTACTCGAACCACGTCGTGGCGTTGCACCACCGCTGGCAGCCCGGGCCGCATTGGTATCTGGCGCTGTTGGCGGTGGCGCCGGGCCAGCAGGGGCGCGGCATCGGCAGCCGCCTGCTCGAATCGACGCTCCGGCTTGCTGATGAGCGTGGCCAGCCGTGCTACCTCGAAACCCAAAACCCGCGGAACGTGCCGCTTTACCAGCGACATGGCTTCACGGTGTTGGAAGAGTCCCAGACGCCCGAGGCCGGGATTCATGTCTGGGCGATGCGCCGCGAAGCCCGCCGCTAA
- a CDS encoding polysaccharide lyase family 7 protein — translation MAIGLGTTDWAVAADVPAKILDLTHWKLTVPVAGPGSSVAQEIRHPELTAFVDPTTFFVDAKSKGVVFRAPCGGVTTKGSKFPRCELREVYGNAKKESEAVWATDDGVSHVMTATLAVTHLPDYKPHVVCAQIHDAKDDLMMVRLEGHKLFVERNLTGDVGLDSNYALGTFFDLKIEASDGHVKVWYNGTPKLDWEQPRHGCYFKAGCYTQSNVQKGDSPSAYGEVVIRKLALVHTPTSGK, via the coding sequence ATGGCCATTGGACTTGGTACGACCGATTGGGCTGTGGCCGCCGATGTGCCGGCGAAGATACTCGACCTGACTCATTGGAAGCTGACCGTTCCCGTGGCCGGCCCCGGTTCGAGCGTCGCTCAGGAGATTCGCCATCCTGAACTGACTGCGTTCGTCGACCCGACGACTTTCTTTGTTGACGCGAAGAGCAAAGGCGTCGTGTTTCGCGCACCGTGCGGCGGAGTGACGACTAAGGGATCGAAGTTTCCGCGCTGCGAGCTGCGCGAGGTGTATGGCAACGCCAAGAAAGAATCCGAAGCGGTTTGGGCTACCGACGACGGCGTGTCGCACGTCATGACGGCCACGCTGGCGGTCACTCACTTGCCCGATTACAAGCCGCACGTCGTCTGCGCCCAGATTCACGACGCCAAGGACGATCTGATGATGGTCCGGCTGGAAGGACACAAGCTGTTCGTCGAGCGCAACCTGACCGGTGACGTCGGACTTGACTCGAACTACGCGCTGGGAACATTCTTCGACCTGAAGATCGAAGCCAGCGACGGCCATGTCAAAGTCTGGTACAACGGCACGCCCAAGCTAGATTGGGAACAGCCGCGCCACGGCTGCTACTTCAAGGCGGGCTGCTATACGCAATCGAACGTGCAGAAAGGTGACTCGCCGAGCGCCTATGGCGAAGTGGTGATTCGCAAGCTCGCGCTGGTCCACACGCCGACATCGGGAAAGTAA
- a CDS encoding ketoacyl-ACP synthase III, which translates to MNYARVGPISIHLPVKVENNNQLRAEHPDWNMDLIEVKTGILERHIAAPDETAADLGVAAAEKLFAEHQIDRSSIDFLLLCTQTPDYPLPTTACLMQNRLGLKTSTGALDFNLGCSGFVYGLGLADGLIRGGGAKRVLLVTAETYSKYIRSDDRSLRTIFGDGAAATLIEAGTEPTLAGFAYGTDGSGADMLLVNSGGARPSAQALKPRKRPRWTSPLFMDGPALVDFTLQRIPGLIDNILSATNLQREQVDLFLLHQATYHLLNQLAESLKLDEAKMPRVLAQYGNTVSSTLPIMIHDLRAAGRIKPGLRSMLIGYGVGLSWAGCMWTESWSR; encoded by the coding sequence GTGAATTACGCGCGGGTCGGGCCGATCTCCATTCACTTGCCCGTCAAGGTCGAGAACAACAATCAACTGCGCGCCGAGCACCCCGATTGGAACATGGATCTGATCGAGGTAAAGACGGGCATCCTCGAACGTCACATCGCGGCCCCCGACGAGACTGCGGCCGACCTGGGCGTGGCGGCGGCCGAGAAGCTGTTCGCCGAGCACCAGATCGATCGCTCGTCGATCGACTTTCTGCTGCTATGCACCCAGACGCCCGACTATCCGCTGCCGACGACGGCCTGTTTGATGCAAAACCGACTGGGGCTCAAGACTTCGACCGGAGCGCTGGACTTCAACCTGGGCTGCTCAGGCTTCGTCTATGGATTGGGGCTGGCCGATGGTTTGATCCGCGGCGGCGGCGCGAAGCGCGTGCTGCTGGTCACGGCCGAGACCTACTCAAAGTACATTCGCTCGGACGATCGCTCGTTGCGGACCATCTTTGGCGACGGCGCCGCGGCGACGCTGATCGAGGCGGGAACCGAGCCGACGTTGGCCGGCTTTGCCTATGGCACCGACGGGTCGGGCGCCGACATGCTGCTGGTCAACTCGGGGGGCGCGCGGCCGTCAGCCCAAGCGCTCAAGCCGCGCAAGCGCCCGCGCTGGACCAGCCCACTGTTCATGGACGGGCCGGCGCTGGTCGACTTTACGTTGCAACGGATTCCGGGGCTGATCGATAACATCCTGAGCGCGACGAACCTGCAGCGCGAGCAGGTCGATTTGTTCCTGCTGCACCAGGCGACGTATCATCTGTTGAATCAGTTGGCCGAGAGCCTAAAGCTGGATGAAGCCAAGATGCCGCGAGTGCTGGCTCAGTACGGCAACACGGTGTCATCGACGTTGCCGATCATGATTCACGATTTGCGCGCCGCCGGACGAATCAAGCCGGGCCTGCGCTCGATGCTGATCGGCTACGGTGTGGGCCTGTCGTGGGCGGGCTGTATGTGGACCGAAAGCTGGTCGCGGTAG
- a CDS encoding class I SAM-dependent methyltransferase: protein MFEQTLPKARRPRDEEHPKRGRKMLDLVENDLIRRVSYEEYQEKVRDVYGGPKGALLATASVVSLHIPLGERIFRRRKFNLRGMRQLLDVGSGAGQLAGHALRYGDPELQVTCTDLEPRMLRRARQRLQRQKLPVERTRFLAADLASLPFADQSFDGVTCGYVIEHLPDPRPGLAEMARVLRPGGRMLLLATEDSFAGAWTSRVWCCRTYNRRELRAVCRDVGLSWTQEIWFTPMHKVLRAGGICVEITRQ from the coding sequence ATGTTTGAACAGACCCTCCCCAAAGCGCGTCGCCCCCGCGATGAAGAACACCCGAAGCGGGGACGCAAGATGCTCGATCTGGTCGAAAACGATCTGATTCGCCGGGTCAGTTACGAGGAATACCAGGAAAAGGTCCGCGATGTGTACGGCGGCCCCAAGGGGGCGCTGCTGGCCACGGCCAGTGTCGTGTCGCTGCACATTCCGCTGGGCGAGCGCATCTTCCGCCGCCGCAAGTTCAATCTCCGCGGCATGCGCCAGTTGCTCGACGTGGGCAGCGGCGCTGGTCAGTTGGCCGGCCACGCGCTGCGCTACGGCGATCCCGAACTGCAAGTGACGTGTACCGACCTGGAACCGCGGATGTTGCGCCGCGCGCGCCAGCGCCTGCAACGTCAAAAGCTGCCGGTCGAACGGACCCGGTTCCTGGCGGCCGATCTCGCCAGTCTGCCCTTCGCCGATCAATCGTTCGATGGCGTCACCTGCGGCTATGTGATCGAACACCTGCCCGATCCACGGCCGGGCCTGGCCGAGATGGCCCGCGTGTTGCGACCGGGCGGGCGGATGCTGCTGTTGGCCACGGAAGACAGCTTTGCCGGCGCTTGGACCAGCCGGGTCTGGTGCTGCCGGACCTACAATCGCCGCGAACTGCGGGCGGTCTGCCGCGACGTCGGCCTAAGCTGGACGCAAGAAATCTGGTTCACGCCCATGCACAAGGTACTACGCGCCGGCGGCATTTGCGTGGAAATCACGCGGCAATAG
- a CDS encoding acetylxylan esterase has protein sequence MCEAQPAGANYDEAQVPAYTLPELLKCEDGTPVTTADAWTTRRRGEILEQFRSQVFGRSPGRPAGMKWQVTSNDSDALDGKATRREVTIDLLGDDTGPQMHVMIYLPKQPARAPVILGYNFMGNHTIHKDPGITLSQAWMPAKAPGVVDNRATEASRGSRISRWPVEKIVADGFALATVYYGDVEPDHATGWRDGIRARLLPSGKLRAPQASDADTKSTTGAPADAAPDDWGAIGAWAWGLSRVLDYLETDANVDAGRVIVFGHSRLGKTALWAGAEDTRFAAVISNNSGEGGASLARRCYGERTANLNKSFPHWFCGNYKQYSDHEERLPVDAHMLIALSAPRPVYVASAVEDRWADPRGEFLAALAAEPVYRLFKLPGLGVTEWPSVDTPVGQQVRYHVRTGKHDVLEYDWEQYLAFGHSTLGR, from the coding sequence ATGTGTGAAGCCCAGCCTGCTGGAGCCAATTACGACGAAGCCCAGGTGCCGGCTTACACGCTGCCCGAGCTGTTGAAGTGCGAGGACGGCACACCGGTCACGACGGCCGACGCCTGGACCACTCGTCGACGCGGCGAAATCCTCGAACAGTTTCGCTCACAAGTCTTCGGTCGCAGCCCGGGCCGCCCCGCCGGCATGAAATGGCAAGTCACTTCGAACGACTCGGACGCGCTCGACGGCAAGGCCACGCGCCGCGAGGTGACGATCGATCTGCTCGGCGACGACACGGGCCCCCAGATGCACGTAATGATCTACCTGCCTAAGCAGCCGGCACGCGCGCCAGTGATCCTAGGCTATAACTTCATGGGCAATCACACGATCCACAAGGATCCAGGCATCACCCTGTCGCAAGCCTGGATGCCGGCCAAGGCCCCCGGCGTGGTCGACAACCGGGCTACCGAAGCCTCGCGCGGGTCGCGCATCAGCCGCTGGCCGGTCGAGAAAATCGTCGCCGACGGCTTCGCGCTGGCGACGGTGTATTACGGCGACGTCGAACCTGATCACGCGACCGGCTGGCGCGATGGCATTCGGGCCAGGTTGCTTCCGTCGGGCAAATTGCGCGCGCCACAGGCCAGCGATGCCGACACCAAGTCGACGACCGGCGCGCCGGCCGACGCCGCGCCGGACGATTGGGGAGCGATTGGCGCTTGGGCCTGGGGGCTGAGCCGCGTGCTCGACTACCTGGAGACGGACGCCAACGTCGACGCCGGGCGTGTGATCGTGTTTGGCCATTCGCGCCTCGGCAAGACGGCGCTGTGGGCCGGCGCCGAGGACACGCGCTTCGCCGCCGTGATCTCGAACAACTCGGGCGAAGGAGGCGCGTCCCTGGCGCGACGTTGCTATGGCGAGCGAACCGCGAACCTGAACAAGAGCTTTCCCCATTGGTTCTGTGGCAACTACAAGCAGTATTCCGACCACGAGGAGCGACTGCCGGTCGATGCCCACATGTTGATCGCCCTGTCGGCGCCGCGGCCGGTGTACGTGGCCAGCGCCGTCGAAGACCGCTGGGCCGATCCACGCGGCGAGTTCCTGGCGGCGCTGGCGGCCGAGCCGGTCTATCGGTTGTTCAAGCTGCCCGGCCTGGGCGTCACCGAGTGGCCGTCGGTCGATACGCCCGTCGGGCAGCAAGTGCGGTATCACGTCCGCACCGGCAAGCACGACGTGCTGGAATACGACTGGGAACAGTATCTGGCCTTTGGGCACAGCACGCTCGGTCGTTGA